TCAGGCCAGCGGTAATCAACGCCGTTGCCAGAGGCACTAATGTTCGCTCCGGCACTTTAGATCCTCTCGGCATTGAAGTCGCACTCGGGAAAAACAGCTATATGCAGTTTATGACCGGCCTTGCGAACCAGTATGCGAGCTGCCTGAAAGGAGATTAACGAGGAAGTGAATACGTGCAACAGATAGCCCGCTCTGTCGCCATGGCATTTGACAATCTTTCACGACCCCATCGCGTTATGCTGGGGTCGCTTACGGTTCTCACTCTCGCGGTCGCGGTATGGCGACCGTCCATTTACCATCCCCAGTCCAGCCCGATGTCTAAGACCATCGAACTGGAAAAAAACCAGATTCATTCGCTGCTGCCCGAGGCCAGTGAACCTCTTGACCAGTCCCCGGACGCCGAAGATGACACCCTTCCTCAGGATGAGCTGGATGAAAAAACGGCCGGCGAAGCGGGCGTTCATGAATATGTAGTCTCTACCGGCGACACGCTGAGCAGCATTCTGAATCAGTACGGTATCGATATGGGCGATATCAGCCAGCTCGCCTCGGTGGACAAAGACCTGCGTAATCTTAAAATCGGTCAGCAGCTCTCCTGGACGCTGACCGCCGATGGCGATCTGCAAAGATTGACGTGGGAAATGTCGCGGCGTGAAACGCGAACCTATGACCGCACCGACAACGCCTTCAAAATGAGCAGCGAAACCCAGCAGGGCGATTGGGTTAACAGCGTGCTGAAGGGCACCGTAGGCGCCAGCTTTGTTTCCAGCGCGCGTGATGCTGGCTTAACCAGCGCTGAAATAAGCTCAGTTATCAAGGCAATGCAGTGGCAGATGGACTTCCGTAAGCTGAAAAAAGGCGATGAGTTCTCGGTACTGATGTCCCGTGAAATGCTCGACGGCAAACGCGAGCAAAGCCAGCTGGTGGGCGTGCGTTTGCGCAGCGACGGCAAAGATTATTACGCCATTCGTGCGGAAGACGGTAAATTCTACGATCGCAACGGCTCAGGCCTGGCAAAAGGCTTTATGCGTTTCCCAACCGTGAAGCAGTTCCGCGTTTCCTCGAACTTCAACCCGCGCCGCCTCAATCCCGTGACGGGCCGCGTCGCGCCGCATAAAGGCGTTGATTTTGCGATGCCGCAGGGAACGCCGGTGCTGGCCGTCGGTGACGGTGAAGTGGTGATGGCGAAGCGCAGCGGCGCTGCGGGATTCTTCGTTGCTATCCGTCACGGCCGCACCTATACCACCCGCTATATGCACCTTAAAAAGCTGCTGGTGAAACCGGGTCAAAAAGTGAAGCGCGGCGATCGCATTGCCCTTTCCGGCAACACCGGGCGTTCTACTGGCCCACATCTGCACTACGAAGTATGGATTAACCAGCAGGCGGTTAACCCGCTGACGGCGAAACTGCCGCGTTCTGAAGGCCTGACCGGGTCAGACCGAAGCGACTATCTGGCGCAGGTGAAAGAGGTGCTTCCGCAGCTGCGCATTGACTGATTTAGCCGCATGATGAAAAGCCGGTACCCGTGACCGGCTTTTTCTTTTGTCTGTCGCTCGTCGCCCCGCTAAAATAACGATAAATTCGTCTCGCCAGGCCGCTGGCGACCTATTGAGAGCCGCATGGAAAAAGCAAAAAAAAACCACAGTGAGTTTATCCCTGAATTTCAAAAAGCCTTTCTGCACCCGCGTTACTGGGGCGCATGGCTTGGCGTAGGCGCGTTTATCGGACTGGCGCTTCTGCCTCCGGGACTCCGGGATCCTTTGCTGGGGAAAGTGGGGCGCTTAGCGGGGCGTCTTGGGAAAAGCGCCAGACGTCGCGCGCAAATTAACCTGCTTTACTGCTTCCCGGAGCTGCCGGAAGACCAGCGTGAGGCCATCATTGACCGCATGTTTGCTACCGCACCGCAGGCGATGGTGCTGATGGCTGAGCTGGGCCTGCGCGATCCGAAGAAAGTGATGAAGCGCGTCGACTGGCACGGCAAAGAGATCGTTGATGAGATCCGGGCGCAAGGGGAGAACGTGATTTTCCTTGTACCGCACGGCTGGGCGGTAGATATTCCGGCAATGCTGATGGCTTCCGAAGGCCAGAAAATGGCCGCAATGTTCCATAACCAGGGCAACCAGCTGTTTGACTATGTCTGGAACACCGTGCGTCGCCGTTTCGGTGGCCGTATGCATGCCCGCAACGACGGTATCAAACCGTTTATCAGCTCCGTGCGTCAGGGCTACTGGGGCTACTATCTTCCGGATCAGGATCACGGCCCGGAACACAGCGAGTTTGTCGATTTCTTTGCCACCTATAAGGCCACGCTGCCGGCGATTGGCCGTCTGATGAAGGTATGCCGAGCGCGCGTGATCCCGCTGTTCCCGGTTTATAACAGCGAAACCCACCGGCTGGATATTTTTATCCGCCCGCCGATGGATGACCTGATGGAGGCCGATGATCACACCATCGCCCGCCGCATGAACGAAGAGGTGGAGCTGCTTGTTGGCCCGCACCCTGAGCAGTACACCTGGATCCTTAAGCTCTTAAAGACCCGCAAAGAGGGCGAGACAGAGCCTTACTGCCGGGACGAATTGTTCCCGAAGAAGAAAAAATAGCTTTCTCCGCCCTGCTAAAAACCGCGCCGCAGCATACCCGGCGCGGTTTTTTTATCAGGACTTCACCAGCACCGGATCTACGCGCCATAGCGCAGGGAAAAGCTGCTTAAGCTGCTCAACTTTGGGTATATCGTTGATAACGATGTAGGGATAGTTTGGGTTGTCGTTAAGGAAGTTCTGGTGGTATTTCTCTGCCGGATAGAAACTGGCATGCTCTTCCACCGTCGTCACCAGCGGCGCACTAAACTTATGGCTGGCATTAAGCTGCTCGATATAAGCTTTTGCCACTTTTTCCTGGCTATCGCTGAGTGGAAAAACGGTCGAGCGATATTGCGTGCCATAATCCGGCCCCTGGCGATTTAGCTCGGTAGGGTTGTGTGCGACGGAAAAGAAAATCTGCAGTAGCTGGCCGTAGGTGACTTTCGTCGGATCAAAGATAACCTGCACGGACTCGGCATGTCCGGTCATCCCCATGCTTACCGTCTCATAATTTGCCGTGCGTGCTTTGCCGCCCGCGTAGCCGGAGATTGCGCTGGTCACGCCTTTTACATGCTGAAAAACGCCCTGAACGCCCCAGAAGCAGCCGCCGGCAAAGACGGCGGTTTCCAGCTTAACGCCTGAGGGCAACTCGTCCTGAAGCGGGGCCGGAATAGCAACCGCAGGTTCGGCCTCTGACCACGCAGTGTTCTGGAAGACCAGCGCGGCGATCACCAGTGCGGGCGCGCAGCACAACGCTGTGCGGCGTTTTGCGGCGGCAGCAATAGTCGTTTTCATCTTAAACCTCCTGGTTAACCGAACGTAAAGGCGTAGGCGTTAACGCCGGCGTCTTCAAACTCAATGCTGAACGTGTGCTCTCCGCTGCCGCCAGACTGGCGAATCAGCTGATACAGACGCTGGTCCGTCACCGTGCCGCTGCCGTCAGGCGCCACGTCTGAGCCATGAACGCTGCCCGGAGCCTGCCCGTCGATAGTGATTTTAAAATGAACCGGTTTACCGTCAGCGCCGGGGCCGAGTACCAGATGCAGGTCCCGGGCATGGAATTGATAGAAAATCCGGCCATTCGCCCGGTTAAGCGTGATGTTCTCGCCGCCGATGGTCCAGTTTCCCTCCAGCCCCCAGCTATCCAGCGGCAGCGCGGAGGGCCGACGGTAATCAGCTGGTTTATCCCCGCTTATCTCGCCTGAGGCAAAGTTTTGGGCTCTCATATAGCCAAGATAGGTTTCCGGAGAAATATCATTCTGGCCGCTCGACGCCTGCTCTACGCCGCTGGCTGAAACCGTGCTGATCCCGCTGTTGACACCTTTTGCTCCTGCCTGGCGCAGCAGCGCCTGAATGACTTGCTCGGATTGCGCATAATCCCCTTCGCCAAAGTGTTCGTAGCGAATGTGTCCGCTGGCATCAATAAAATAGTGCGCTGGCCAGTACTGGTTATTGAACGCCCGCCAGATGCTGTAATCGTTATCAATGGCGATGGGGTAGGTGACACCCAGCTTTTTTGCTTCTTTGGTGACGTTATTGATATCACGTTCAAAGGCAAATTCCGGTGCATGTACGCCGATGACAACGAGCCCCTGGTCGCGATATTTCTCTGCCCAGGCTTTCACATAAGGCAATGAACGCAGGCAGTTAATGCAGGAGTATGTCCAGAAATCGACCAGCACCACTTTCCCTTTCAGGGATTCTGCAGTGAGCGGCGGCGAATTCAGCCACTGCGTCGCGCCGTTAAGCGAAGGCATTACGCCAGCATCGGTCAGCGCCGGGATAGCGCCGTCGTCTGAGGTTTGCACTGCTGAAGCCGGTGAGGGGGTGTTGGCGATATTGTCCGGGGAGAGACGTTTAACCAGAGCCTGCTCAATACCGCCGGTGGATGCCGTGGAGAGGCGAGCCAGTACGCCAGTATCTAAGCCAAAGGTAATAGCCACGACGCCGAGCAGCATGCCGGCCCCGAGAAGACGACGGATCCATTCCCCCACGCCGAGAGAGCGTTTCATGGCGCTAAAGACTTTGCCGCCAATCAGCAGCGCGAGCGCGAGCGAGGTGGCGGCGCCTGCAGCGTAGGCTAACAGCAGCAGCGTAGAGCCGACGTTTGCCCCCTGCAGAGCAGCGCCGGTGAGCACCAGTCCGAGGATTGGGCCTGCACAGGGCGCCCAAAGCAGCCCGGTAGCAATGCCGACTAAGAACGAACCGCCAGGCCCTGCGGGCTGGCCGGGCGCCACCCGATTGGCCAGAGAGTTGCCCACGTTAACAAGAGGGTGCATCACGCGCTCAGCAAGGCGAGGAAACAGGAGCGTGATGCCAAACAGCGCCATC
This region of Cedecea lapagei genomic DNA includes:
- the mepM gene encoding murein DD-endopeptidase MepM, with the protein product MQQIARSVAMAFDNLSRPHRVMLGSLTVLTLAVAVWRPSIYHPQSSPMSKTIELEKNQIHSLLPEASEPLDQSPDAEDDTLPQDELDEKTAGEAGVHEYVVSTGDTLSSILNQYGIDMGDISQLASVDKDLRNLKIGQQLSWTLTADGDLQRLTWEMSRRETRTYDRTDNAFKMSSETQQGDWVNSVLKGTVGASFVSSARDAGLTSAEISSVIKAMQWQMDFRKLKKGDEFSVLMSREMLDGKREQSQLVGVRLRSDGKDYYAIRAEDGKFYDRNGSGLAKGFMRFPTVKQFRVSSNFNPRRLNPVTGRVAPHKGVDFAMPQGTPVLAVGDGEVVMAKRSGAAGFFVAIRHGRTYTTRYMHLKKLLVKPGQKVKRGDRIALSGNTGRSTGPHLHYEVWINQQAVNPLTAKLPRSEGLTGSDRSDYLAQVKEVLPQLRID
- the lpxM gene encoding lauroyl-Kdo(2)-lipid IV(A) myristoyltransferase (LpxM is lauroyl-Kdo(2)-lipid IV(A) myristoyltransferase, an enzyme characterized in Escherichia coli and involved in biosynthesis of the form of lipid A found in that species and some closely related species.), whose translation is MEKAKKNHSEFIPEFQKAFLHPRYWGAWLGVGAFIGLALLPPGLRDPLLGKVGRLAGRLGKSARRRAQINLLYCFPELPEDQREAIIDRMFATAPQAMVLMAELGLRDPKKVMKRVDWHGKEIVDEIRAQGENVIFLVPHGWAVDIPAMLMASEGQKMAAMFHNQGNQLFDYVWNTVRRRFGGRMHARNDGIKPFISSVRQGYWGYYLPDQDHGPEHSEFVDFFATYKATLPAIGRLMKVCRARVIPLFPVYNSETHRLDIFIRPPMDDLMEADDHTIARRMNEEVELLVGPHPEQYTWILKLLKTRKEGETEPYCRDELFPKKKK
- the msrA gene encoding peptide-methionine (S)-S-oxide reductase MsrA, encoding MKTTIAAAAKRRTALCCAPALVIAALVFQNTAWSEAEPAVAIPAPLQDELPSGVKLETAVFAGGCFWGVQGVFQHVKGVTSAISGYAGGKARTANYETVSMGMTGHAESVQVIFDPTKVTYGQLLQIFFSVAHNPTELNRQGPDYGTQYRSTVFPLSDSQEKVAKAYIEQLNASHKFSAPLVTTVEEHASFYPAEKYHQNFLNDNPNYPYIVINDIPKVEQLKQLFPALWRVDPVLVKS
- a CDS encoding cytochrome c biogenesis protein DipZ, encoding MMLVIILAYLGGLLTIASPCILPVLPFVFARSDQPFTRTGLPLLAGMALTFTLFATLAAVGGGWVVAANQYGRGVALVLMALFGITLLFPRLAERVMHPLVNVGNSLANRVAPGQPAGPGGSFLVGIATGLLWAPCAGPILGLVLTGAALQGANVGSTLLLLAYAAGAATSLALALLIGGKVFSAMKRSLGVGEWIRRLLGAGMLLGVVAITFGLDTGVLARLSTASTGGIEQALVKRLSPDNIANTPSPASAVQTSDDGAIPALTDAGVMPSLNGATQWLNSPPLTAESLKGKVVLVDFWTYSCINCLRSLPYVKAWAEKYRDQGLVVIGVHAPEFAFERDINNVTKEAKKLGVTYPIAIDNDYSIWRAFNNQYWPAHYFIDASGHIRYEHFGEGDYAQSEQVIQALLRQAGAKGVNSGISTVSASGVEQASSGQNDISPETYLGYMRAQNFASGEISGDKPADYRRPSALPLDSWGLEGNWTIGGENITLNRANGRIFYQFHARDLHLVLGPGADGKPVHFKITIDGQAPGSVHGSDVAPDGSGTVTDQRLYQLIRQSGGSGEHTFSIEFEDAGVNAYAFTFG